In Xylella fastidiosa, a genomic segment contains:
- a CDS encoding antirestriction protein has translation MNTPKNPITVSEVPEGDLGFMLTQLREDLIIRSESVICIWMRRLCKHYSGALWHYYRLSNGGFYMAPDLDELLEIQVDGNGFNGKMSADAAGIVATLFGLNHLVTEVAERDAVEVLIKRHELLYEFAIGHPEATAIFDAID, from the coding sequence ATGAACACCCCCAAGAACCCTATCACTGTTTCCGAGGTCCCTGAGGGGGACCTCGGCTTCATGCTTACCCAATTGCGCGAGGATTTGATTATACGCAGTGAGAGTGTGATTTGTATTTGGATGCGCCGACTCTGCAAACACTACAGCGGCGCGCTTTGGCATTACTACCGTCTGTCGAACGGTGGTTTCTACATGGCTCCCGACCTGGACGAACTCCTGGAGATTCAAGTGGACGGTAACGGCTTCAATGGCAAGATGTCAGCCGACGCTGCTGGCATCGTCGCAACCTTGTTCGGGCTTAATCATCTTGTCACCGAGGTCGCCGAAAGGGACGCGGTCGAAGTCCTTATCAAGCGTCATGAATTACTGTACGAATTCGCGATCGGCCACCCCGAGGCCACCGCGATTTTCGATGCTATTGACTGA
- a CDS encoding type IV secretory system conjugative DNA transfer family protein: MRKPNNAVGPQVRGGQRKKNKLVPALALTSMATGLQVATQYFAHTFNYQSTLGGNYNHIYAPWSILSWYAKWGDQFHNYFFAAGNIGMMVTAGGLIGTALIKTFEINSVKANEYLHGSACWASKKDIEQSGLLGNDEGVYVGAWEDKDGRLHYLRHNGPEHVLTYAPTRSGKGVGLVVPTLLSWPHSVVVTDLKGELWAMTAGWRQKHAKNKVIRFEPATLNGSVCWNPLDEIRIGTEYEVGDVQNLATLIVDPNGKGLESHWQKTSQALLVGVILHVLYKRKNEGFPATLSYVDHIMSDPNRNVADLWMEMTQYGHINGENHPAVGSAGRDMMDRPEEEAGSVLSTAKSYIALYRDPVVARNVSKSDFCIKDLMNHDDPVSLYIVTQPNDKARLRPLVRVMLNMIVRLLADKMKFERVPTELSWWRQILTKLGFNQVADFHVRSKKSYKHRLLGMIDEFPSLGKLEIMQESLAFVAGYGIKFYLICQDLNQLKSRETGYGPDETITSNCHVQNAYPPNRVETAEHLSKLTGQTTVLKEQITTSGKRATPILGQLSRTIQEVQRPLLTVDECLRMPGPKKDAEGQITEAGDMVVYVAGYPAIYGKQPLYFQDPIFIARAAVPEPKTSDTLRLVHEPTLLDEIKI, from the coding sequence ATGAGAAAGCCAAACAATGCTGTCGGTCCACAGGTTCGAGGGGGACAGCGCAAAAAGAACAAGCTGGTTCCTGCACTTGCTCTTACTTCGATGGCGACTGGCTTGCAGGTCGCAACGCAATACTTCGCGCACACATTCAACTATCAATCAACACTTGGTGGGAATTACAACCACATATACGCCCCTTGGTCGATTCTTTCGTGGTATGCCAAGTGGGGCGATCAGTTTCATAACTATTTTTTTGCCGCTGGCAACATTGGCATGATGGTTACTGCCGGTGGTCTCATCGGTACAGCACTGATAAAAACGTTTGAAATCAACTCAGTCAAAGCCAACGAGTATCTTCATGGATCGGCCTGCTGGGCGAGTAAGAAGGACATTGAGCAGTCAGGTTTGCTCGGTAACGACGAAGGCGTATACGTAGGTGCCTGGGAGGACAAGGATGGAAGGCTTCATTATCTACGTCATAACGGTCCCGAGCATGTTCTGACCTACGCCCCCACTCGTTCTGGTAAAGGGGTCGGTCTCGTTGTCCCCACATTGCTGTCGTGGCCGCACAGCGTCGTCGTTACTGACCTTAAGGGTGAGCTATGGGCGATGACTGCTGGCTGGCGTCAGAAGCACGCCAAGAACAAGGTGATTCGCTTTGAACCAGCCACGCTTAACGGATCGGTGTGCTGGAATCCGCTCGATGAAATTCGTATCGGGACGGAATACGAAGTTGGCGATGTGCAGAACCTCGCAACCCTCATCGTTGATCCGAATGGCAAAGGCCTCGAATCGCACTGGCAGAAAACGTCACAAGCCCTACTTGTTGGCGTGATCTTGCACGTTCTCTACAAGAGGAAGAACGAAGGTTTTCCGGCGACGTTGTCATACGTGGATCACATCATGTCAGACCCTAACCGTAACGTGGCCGATTTGTGGATGGAGATGACGCAGTACGGCCATATCAACGGTGAAAATCATCCGGCTGTCGGTTCAGCGGGTCGAGACATGATGGACCGGCCCGAGGAAGAGGCTGGTTCTGTCTTGTCTACGGCGAAGTCCTACATTGCTCTTTATCGTGATCCGGTCGTCGCGAGAAACGTCAGTAAGTCCGATTTTTGCATCAAAGACTTGATGAACCACGATGATCCGGTGAGTTTGTATATCGTGACTCAGCCGAACGACAAGGCCCGATTGCGGCCTCTAGTCCGTGTGATGCTGAATATGATCGTGCGGCTGCTTGCCGACAAAATGAAGTTTGAACGCGTACCCACAGAGCTGTCTTGGTGGCGTCAAATACTTACAAAACTTGGATTCAATCAAGTTGCTGATTTCCACGTGCGTTCAAAGAAGTCATACAAGCATCGTCTGTTGGGAATGATTGATGAGTTTCCGAGTCTCGGTAAGCTCGAAATCATGCAAGAGTCTCTTGCCTTCGTGGCAGGCTACGGCATTAAGTTCTATCTCATTTGTCAAGACTTGAACCAACTTAAATCGCGTGAGACCGGCTACGGCCCCGACGAAACGATCACGTCGAACTGCCATGTACAGAATGCTTACCCACCTAATCGTGTTGAGACGGCTGAGCATCTTTCAAAACTTACAGGGCAAACCACTGTACTCAAGGAACAGATCACGACGAGCGGCAAGCGGGCGACTCCAATTCTCGGACAGCTCTCCCGCACGATTCAGGAGGTGCAGCGTCCCTTACTCACTGTAGACGAGTGCTTGCGTATGCCTGGGCCAAAGAAGGATGCCGAAGGACAAATCACTGAGGCTGGGGACATGGTTGTATACGTTGCTGGTTATCCGGCTATTTACGGAAAGCAGCCACTCTACTTTCAAGATCCGATTTTCATCGCACGCGCAGCAGTGCCTGAGCCGAAGACCAGCGACACACTGCGTCTTGTGCATGAGCCAACCCTGCTGGATGAGATCAAAATATGA
- a CDS encoding DNA topoisomerase 3, producing the protein MRLFIAEKPSVAKAIAGELGVTGKGEGYIECGHDTITWCFGHMLEQAEPDAYISEDVPLNPKTGKKIWRVEELPIIPETWIMQPREDAKAQLEVIKRLLKKATEIVNAGDPDREGQLLVDEVLEYFDCHKSVQRFWVSAQDSVSVQRGLAALRSNTEYQGFANAARARSRADWLIGINFSRAYTLRAQRGGSRALLTIGRVQTPTLALVVMRDREIEAFKSIPYHTVRAAFKHEGGVFVAVWRAKEDQVGLDPEGRLVDTVIANTLVESITGHIGKVIEYKQEPKKKAQPRVYSLSDITLLASNKFGYSAADVLEVCQSLYETHKLTSYPRTDCGYLPESQHADAPHVLEAIKHVYPEVAVLVDGANQNIKSKTWDDSKITAHHGIIPTMHKGSMASLSEKERNIYDLIVRVYLAQFYLQHEYLATTVTLEVAGERFDVVGKVVTRNGWRDVYIEAEEEAEGESESGSNNQALPNMQNGDVVSCVKATRMDAKTKAPSRFTEGTLTRAMENIHKYVTDAEHKKLLRDGDGIGTSATRASIISELKRRQFLEVKGKQIVSTTLGRSMIDALPEVVKSPVLTALYERMLLSIGEGRLEVDSFITKQEAFIREQIAKANDGALKLNGAKEAPKVLETHKCMVCGKGLVRRLGKKTGTNFWSCSGYPTCSQTYPDVKGKPNYTIQRKET; encoded by the coding sequence ATGCGTTTATTCATTGCAGAGAAGCCATCTGTTGCCAAAGCAATCGCCGGTGAGCTGGGTGTGACAGGGAAGGGTGAGGGTTACATTGAATGTGGTCACGATACGATCACTTGGTGTTTCGGACACATGCTCGAACAAGCTGAGCCAGATGCGTACATTTCTGAAGACGTTCCACTGAATCCAAAAACTGGTAAGAAAATCTGGCGCGTCGAAGAACTGCCTATCATCCCTGAAACGTGGATCATGCAGCCCCGCGAAGACGCGAAAGCGCAGCTTGAGGTCATCAAGCGGCTGCTGAAAAAGGCAACTGAAATTGTCAATGCTGGTGACCCAGACCGTGAGGGGCAGTTACTCGTTGATGAAGTTCTGGAATACTTCGACTGCCACAAGTCGGTGCAACGCTTCTGGGTATCGGCACAAGATTCCGTATCGGTGCAGCGTGGCCTAGCTGCGCTCAGAAGTAACACTGAGTATCAAGGCTTTGCCAATGCAGCACGGGCACGTAGTCGGGCCGACTGGCTGATTGGTATCAATTTCAGCAGGGCTTATACGCTACGCGCACAGCGCGGGGGTTCGCGTGCATTGCTGACGATAGGGCGTGTACAGACTCCAACGCTGGCGCTGGTGGTCATGCGTGATCGTGAGATTGAGGCATTCAAATCGATTCCTTACCACACGGTCCGTGCAGCATTTAAACACGAGGGTGGTGTATTCGTTGCCGTTTGGCGGGCGAAAGAAGATCAAGTTGGGCTAGACCCAGAGGGTCGTTTGGTCGACACGGTCATCGCGAACACGTTGGTCGAATCCATCACCGGCCATATAGGTAAGGTCATCGAGTACAAGCAGGAGCCAAAGAAGAAGGCACAGCCGCGTGTTTATTCACTTTCTGACATTACTCTCTTGGCGTCTAACAAATTCGGGTATAGCGCGGCAGATGTGCTTGAGGTGTGCCAATCGCTTTATGAGACACATAAGCTCACGAGCTACCCAAGAACCGATTGTGGGTATCTGCCGGAATCACAACATGCCGATGCCCCACATGTGCTCGAAGCCATCAAGCACGTTTATCCAGAGGTTGCTGTACTTGTTGATGGAGCCAATCAGAACATTAAGTCCAAGACTTGGGATGACAGCAAAATTACCGCTCATCACGGCATTATCCCGACGATGCACAAGGGCAGTATGGCTAGTCTGTCCGAGAAAGAGCGCAACATCTACGACTTAATTGTGCGTGTTTATCTTGCACAGTTCTATTTGCAGCACGAATACCTTGCCACCACCGTTACCCTCGAAGTTGCTGGTGAGCGATTTGATGTAGTAGGCAAGGTCGTGACCCGTAACGGTTGGCGTGACGTGTACATCGAGGCGGAGGAAGAAGCCGAGGGTGAGTCTGAGTCTGGAAGCAACAACCAGGCGTTACCAAATATGCAGAATGGTGATGTGGTGTCATGCGTGAAGGCGACACGCATGGATGCTAAGACAAAAGCCCCAAGCCGTTTCACCGAGGGAACGCTGACACGTGCTATGGAAAATATCCACAAATATGTTACGGATGCCGAGCATAAGAAACTGTTGCGTGACGGCGATGGCATAGGCACTTCCGCCACACGGGCGTCGATCATTTCTGAATTGAAGCGGCGCCAATTTCTCGAAGTGAAAGGCAAGCAGATCGTTAGCACGACCTTGGGGCGCAGCATGATTGATGCGCTTCCGGAAGTCGTGAAAAGCCCAGTGCTCACTGCTTTGTATGAACGCATGTTGCTGTCCATCGGAGAAGGTCGTTTGGAGGTGGACAGTTTCATTACGAAGCAAGAGGCATTCATTCGTGAACAAATTGCGAAGGCTAATGATGGCGCATTAAAGCTTAATGGTGCGAAGGAAGCACCGAAGGTATTGGAGACCCATAAGTGCATGGTCTGCGGTAAAGGGCTTGTCCGTCGCCTCGGCAAAAAGACTGGTACTAATTTCTGGTCGTGCAGTGGCTATCCCACTTGCTCGCAGACGTATCCCGACGTCAAGGGAAAACCTAACTACACCATCCAACGTAAGGAGACATGA
- the traF gene encoding conjugative transfer signal peptidase TraF, giving the protein MNRMINRAVVVLVVVGILGIAASGVMCLVGARVNTSKSIPVGLYWMSSAPVTKGRYVIFCPPQRTVFDNARKRGYIGPGFCPGGYGYMMKKILAAKGDTVSVTPQGVAVNGKLLPYSKPLLVDGVGRSMPRMSDERYTLGESELLLMTDRSSTSFDARYYGIISREQVKSVIRPVLTW; this is encoded by the coding sequence ATGAACCGCATGATCAATCGTGCCGTCGTCGTATTGGTTGTGGTCGGCATTTTGGGAATTGCGGCCAGTGGCGTTATGTGTTTGGTCGGCGCTCGTGTGAATACAAGCAAGAGTATTCCAGTCGGACTGTACTGGATGAGTAGTGCGCCCGTTACCAAGGGAAGGTACGTCATTTTTTGCCCGCCGCAGCGGACAGTGTTCGATAACGCAAGAAAGCGTGGCTATATCGGTCCAGGATTCTGTCCTGGTGGCTACGGTTACATGATGAAGAAAATTTTAGCCGCTAAAGGCGACACGGTTTCTGTGACGCCACAGGGAGTTGCTGTCAACGGAAAGTTGTTGCCATACAGCAAACCATTACTTGTTGATGGTGTTGGTCGCTCTATGCCTCGTATGAGTGACGAGCGATACACGCTTGGCGAATCCGAATTGTTGTTGATGACCGACAGAAGTTCAACGTCATTTGATGCTCGTTACTACGGAATCATCAGCCGCGAACAAGTGAAGTCAGTGATCCGACCCGTTCTCACTTGGTAA
- a CDS encoding zincin-like metallopeptidase domain-containing protein: MGVTVLQARALVVDFCRDYPVAAQLSYYIRETVEELYGKCPEGMERMLGAYVTGPGIHPGRCDIPCGNAKDTDSFISTLRHEVIGHFGLNTFTREDKKALLDGISAAREKPFMRSLWRIVEENYAHESESIKAEEVFALYCEGIEPELHVTRRYVHEQGEQVFRETCIDRTRLMNIIDLNSIALMVAQGLHDRTRLQRNFTELNQQFQREPYMEPKKPFHEVVAERLIEQLKVGTAPWQRPWEPGRGGLLPMNPSTGKRYKGINAIYLMSQQRTDPRWLTYKQAEALGAQVRRGEKSTSIQYWKYTEKQIKTDDQGRPVLDVKGQPVMEEVRLERPRVFFASVFNAEQIDGLPTLQHNEQTKEQTWDAVERAENILEASEAMIYHGEHNRAFYNPSTDSIHLADKSQFPSADNYYATLLHELGHWTGHSLRLDRDMLHPFGSEGYAKEELRAEIASMILGDELGIGHDPGQHAAYVGSWIRVLKDDSLEIFRAAADAEKIQEYLLAFEQKQVQEATNQQGIAQNPEPMMQQEQAVRLPSRMLADQKVATLLRIAREDPNDPFGLVYEGMLNIAFDEAFGPLVKGMEQVREVLPLDWNGRVRVESHDSEPNRFAVFVQRQNGEYQWLEICETSAAMDSLIDRLAVINAYAEIHEKQARYEEQNVQLPSITLADQKVATALRIARDLKNSFHQETLRVVSEEAFGPVVEGVRDVLPVDWNGRVRVEPSFVVNDRYLLAHVYGREPTHWRVFVQCQNGKYEWLETCGTSTAVESLVDRLVVIDAYTKENEHERLTAFARIHEKKAQHEKYILAAKPAVSDNTVQEQQQEQYVSLPSLAAISAYAKENEHEWVAAFVRTHEKQPRHDKDTLAAKTTVADNTVQEQQQQQDVALPSITVSEKIWLDLPYKQKEAAKHAAGNLADGNCAISWDKEEKRWYARPGADLEKIKQWLPSHEAKPTNLATKKTWLAVTFEQRHAVKEIGGKLPNGNNAVDWDNAAKCWYANPGADLDKLKPWIATEIMSRQVPALSPEKEFAETLRSMGCLVSGEHPIMDAKKHRIEVEGDKKGEKAGFYVAYLDGHPSGYIKNNRTGIELKWKSKGYSLDPEQKAAMQAEAAAKLAARAEQQQQEQEAVAQRVVKQMDDLVTVIEPTPYLKAKGITPQAGIYTDSDGQKTYIPAIDSDGKQWTMQYIQEDGTKRFAKGGRKEGCFHPIGGLAAIAAAPVIVIGEGYATVAQVSQALGYGTVVAFDAGNLEGVAKALHKSFPDKPILIAGDDDQSLPNNPGKTKAQEAARAVDGTAFFPIFAPGEQADNPKGFTDFNDLATKSALGIEAVERQVHAAVSKAIDNHQKRVQQQTQQQGQHEQKQERRRLRVR, from the coding sequence ATGGGCGTCACTGTCCTCCAAGCGCGTGCTCTGGTTGTTGATTTTTGTAGGGATTACCCCGTTGCGGCGCAGTTGTCCTATTACATTCGTGAAACCGTAGAAGAGCTGTACGGCAAGTGTCCAGAGGGTATGGAGCGAATGCTTGGCGCATACGTCACCGGCCCAGGTATCCATCCAGGACGCTGTGACATCCCTTGCGGCAATGCCAAGGATACCGACAGTTTTATTTCGACACTGCGGCATGAAGTCATTGGCCATTTCGGCCTTAACACTTTCACTAGAGAGGACAAGAAGGCACTGCTGGATGGCATTAGTGCTGCACGTGAAAAACCCTTTATGCGTAGTTTGTGGAGGATTGTTGAAGAGAACTACGCCCACGAGTCCGAAAGCATCAAGGCTGAAGAAGTCTTTGCGTTGTATTGCGAAGGCATTGAGCCGGAGTTGCATGTCACTCGTAGATATGTTCACGAGCAAGGTGAGCAGGTTTTTCGCGAAACCTGCATCGACCGCACGCGGCTGATGAACATTATTGATTTGAATAGCATCGCCCTCATGGTTGCGCAAGGCCTGCATGATCGCACGCGGCTACAGCGCAACTTTACCGAATTGAACCAACAGTTCCAACGGGAGCCATATATGGAACCGAAGAAGCCTTTTCATGAAGTTGTTGCCGAGCGATTGATCGAGCAACTCAAAGTCGGCACAGCACCGTGGCAAAGACCTTGGGAGCCAGGTCGAGGTGGGTTGCTTCCGATGAATCCGAGCACCGGCAAGCGATACAAGGGCATTAATGCGATTTACCTGATGAGCCAGCAGCGCACCGATCCGCGTTGGCTCACCTATAAACAGGCGGAGGCTCTCGGTGCACAGGTAAGACGCGGTGAGAAAAGCACGTCAATCCAGTATTGGAAGTACACCGAGAAACAGATTAAGACCGACGATCAGGGTCGGCCGGTTCTCGATGTAAAGGGTCAACCTGTCATGGAAGAGGTGAGGCTTGAGCGGCCACGTGTGTTCTTTGCGAGTGTGTTCAATGCCGAGCAGATCGATGGCTTGCCGACGTTGCAACACAATGAACAGACCAAGGAACAGACATGGGATGCGGTGGAGCGTGCCGAGAATATCTTGGAGGCATCCGAGGCAATGATTTATCATGGGGAGCATAACCGCGCGTTCTATAATCCTTCTACTGACAGCATCCACTTGGCCGACAAGAGCCAGTTTCCGAGCGCCGACAACTACTATGCGACGCTGCTGCACGAACTGGGCCATTGGACTGGCCACTCGCTGCGGCTTGATCGAGACATGCTGCATCCCTTCGGGAGTGAGGGGTATGCAAAGGAAGAGTTGCGGGCTGAGATTGCGAGCATGATCTTGGGTGATGAACTCGGCATTGGTCATGATCCTGGCCAGCATGCGGCGTATGTTGGATCGTGGATCAGGGTCCTAAAAGATGATTCTCTTGAAATTTTCCGCGCAGCGGCTGATGCCGAGAAGATTCAGGAATACCTGCTTGCGTTTGAGCAAAAGCAGGTTCAGGAGGCAACAAATCAACAGGGAATTGCGCAGAACCCTGAGCCGATGATGCAGCAGGAACAAGCTGTGCGGCTGCCGAGTAGAATGCTTGCCGACCAAAAGGTTGCAACTCTACTGCGGATTGCTCGTGAAGATCCTAATGATCCTTTTGGTTTGGTGTACGAAGGAATGCTTAATATCGCTTTTGATGAAGCGTTCGGGCCGCTTGTGAAGGGGATGGAGCAAGTGAGAGAGGTATTACCCCTAGATTGGAATGGTCGTGTACGTGTTGAGTCACACGACAGTGAACCTAACCGTTTTGCAGTATTTGTTCAACGTCAAAACGGTGAATATCAGTGGTTAGAAATATGTGAGACGAGTGCAGCAATGGACTCATTGATTGATCGCTTGGCAGTGATCAATGCTTACGCGGAAATTCATGAGAAACAAGCACGGTACGAGGAACAAAATGTTCAGTTACCGAGTATCACGCTTGCCGACCAAAAGGTTGCAACTGCGCTGCGCATTGCTCGTGATCTTAAAAATTCGTTTCACCAAGAAACGCTTAGGGTCGTTTCTGAGGAAGCGTTCGGGCCTGTTGTTGAGGGGGTTAGAGATGTACTACCTGTGGATTGGAATGGTCGTGTACGTGTTGAGCCAAGCTTCGTAGTTAATGATAGGTATTTGTTGGCACATGTCTATGGACGTGAACCCACCCATTGGAGGGTGTTTGTTCAATGTCAAAATGGAAAATATGAGTGGTTAGAGACATGTGGGACAAGTACAGCAGTGGAATCACTGGTTGATCGCTTGGTAGTGATTGATGCTTACACGAAAGAAAATGAACATGAACGTTTAACTGCGTTTGCTCGCATTCACGAGAAAAAAGCACAGCACGAAAAATATATTTTAGCCGCTAAACCAGCCGTTTCTGATAATACCGTACAGGAACAGCAGCAGGAACAATATGTTTCGCTGCCGAGTTTGGCAGCGATCAGTGCTTACGCGAAAGAAAACGAACATGAATGGGTAGCTGCGTTTGTTCGCACTCATGAGAAACAACCACGGCACGACAAAGATACTTTAGCCGCTAAAACAACTGTTGCTGATAATACTGTACAGGAACAGCAACAGCAGCAAGATGTTGCGCTACCGAGTATCACGGTTTCTGAAAAAATATGGCTCGATTTACCGTATAAGCAGAAAGAGGCAGCGAAACACGCCGCAGGCAATCTTGCTGATGGGAATTGCGCTATTTCTTGGGACAAAGAGGAAAAGCGTTGGTATGCAAGGCCTGGTGCTGACCTTGAGAAGATCAAACAATGGTTGCCTAGCCATGAAGCCAAGCCAACAAATCTAGCAACTAAGAAGACTTGGCTTGCAGTTACTTTTGAGCAGCGTCATGCGGTCAAAGAAATCGGTGGAAAGCTTCCGAACGGTAACAATGCAGTTGATTGGGATAATGCTGCCAAATGTTGGTATGCAAATCCTGGGGCTGATCTTGATAAGTTGAAGCCGTGGATTGCTACGGAGATCATGAGTCGGCAAGTTCCGGCACTTTCTCCAGAAAAAGAATTTGCAGAGACGTTACGAAGCATGGGATGTCTCGTGAGTGGTGAACATCCCATCATGGACGCTAAGAAACACCGTATTGAGGTCGAAGGAGACAAAAAGGGGGAAAAGGCTGGTTTTTATGTCGCTTACCTCGACGGTCACCCATCCGGCTATATCAAGAACAACCGTACTGGCATCGAATTGAAGTGGAAAAGCAAAGGGTACTCGCTCGATCCAGAGCAAAAGGCCGCAATGCAAGCGGAGGCAGCCGCAAAATTGGCTGCACGCGCAGAGCAGCAGCAGCAAGAACAAGAGGCTGTCGCGCAACGTGTCGTAAAGCAGATGGATGATCTTGTGACTGTTATCGAGCCGACGCCCTATCTAAAAGCTAAAGGCATCACGCCACAGGCTGGTATATACACTGACAGTGATGGCCAGAAGACCTACATTCCAGCTATCGATTCGGATGGTAAGCAATGGACGATGCAATACATCCAAGAGGACGGTACGAAGCGATTTGCAAAAGGGGGGCGTAAGGAGGGTTGTTTTCACCCAATAGGTGGTCTTGCTGCTATCGCAGCAGCGCCCGTGATCGTCATTGGCGAGGGCTATGCCACTGTGGCGCAAGTGTCTCAGGCATTGGGCTATGGGACCGTTGTCGCATTTGATGCTGGCAATCTGGAAGGTGTTGCCAAAGCATTGCACAAGTCTTTCCCAGACAAGCCTATTCTGATAGCCGGTGACGATGATCAGTCTTTACCTAACAATCCAGGAAAGACCAAGGCTCAAGAGGCAGCGCGTGCTGTAGACGGTACGGCGTTCTTCCCAATCTTCGCGCCAGGTGAACAGGCGGATAATCCGAAAGGCTTCACCGATTTCAATGATCTTGCCACTAAGAGTGCGCTCGGTATCGAAGCGGTTGAACGGCAGGTACATGCGGCTGTTAGCAAGGCTATCGATAATCATCAGAAACGTGTTCAGCAGCAGACCCAACAACAAGGGCAACACGAACAGAAGCAGGAACGTCGACGGCTTCGCGTTCGCTGA